Proteins from a genomic interval of Qipengyuania sp. JC766:
- a CDS encoding FAD-dependent oxidoreductase yields the protein MTRKTAIIGAGMAGLTCARALHDAGRSVVLFDKGRGPGGRMASRRVETDKGMLRFDHGAQFFTAESPEFAEQVRHWTQGGAAARWDAASDAADDDLYVGTPAMNEVVRAQAVGLDVRWGARAERIERDGDGWQVVVDGEGAAFDAVVVAVPAEQAAELLQEAAPEFAQVAGSSQSDPCWALMAAFAQRLPIDADTHRSGDDARIAWAARDGAKPGRSGGESWVVHASAGYSLRHLELDREEMANLMVAAFFEELGAAPVVPEYATAHRWRYAKADPVDGPGYLLDADAGIGVCGDWLVAPKVEGAFRSGLSLGRAMAGGA from the coding sequence ATGACACGAAAGACCGCGATCATCGGGGCCGGGATGGCCGGGCTGACGTGCGCGCGCGCCTTGCATGACGCGGGGCGCTCCGTCGTATTGTTCGACAAGGGGCGCGGGCCGGGCGGGCGGATGGCTTCGCGCCGGGTCGAGACCGACAAGGGCATGCTGCGCTTCGATCACGGGGCGCAATTCTTCACCGCCGAAAGTCCCGAATTCGCCGAACAGGTCCGGCACTGGACGCAAGGCGGTGCGGCGGCACGCTGGGATGCGGCCAGCGACGCCGCGGACGACGATTTGTATGTCGGCACGCCTGCCATGAACGAGGTGGTGCGGGCACAGGCCGTCGGGCTCGACGTGCGCTGGGGCGCACGGGCGGAGCGGATCGAACGCGATGGCGATGGCTGGCAAGTGGTCGTGGATGGCGAGGGTGCCGCGTTCGACGCCGTTGTGGTCGCGGTTCCGGCCGAACAGGCAGCGGAACTGTTGCAGGAAGCCGCGCCGGAATTCGCCCAAGTCGCGGGCTCGTCGCAATCCGATCCGTGCTGGGCCCTGATGGCCGCCTTCGCGCAGCGCCTGCCGATCGACGCGGATACGCACCGGAGCGGGGACGATGCCCGGATCGCCTGGGCCGCGCGCGACGGGGCGAAGCCGGGCCGGTCGGGCGGCGAGAGCTGGGTGGTGCACGCGTCCGCCGGTTACTCGCTCAGGCACCTGGAACTGGACAGGGAAGAGATGGCCAACCTCATGGTGGCTGCCTTTTTCGAGGAGCTGGGGGCGGCCCCGGTCGTGCCCGAATACGCCACCGCCCACCGCTGGCGCTACGCCAAGGCGGACCCGGTCGACGGGCCGGGATACCTGCTTGACGCGGATGCCGGCATCGGGGTCTGCGGGGACTGGCTGGTGGCCCCCAAGGTCGAAGGCGCGTTCCGCTCCGGCCTGTCGCTGGGACGGGCGATGGCGGGCGGCGCCTGA
- the egtB gene encoding ergothioneine biosynthesis protein EgtB has product MPTSTASLPRACQGDRADRYRATRALSERLVEPLSDADATIQSMEDASPAKWHLAHTTWFWETFLLRDHLDGYRLFHEDYPFLFNSYYEAEGDRHARARRGMITRPTLAQVCDWRTHVDAAIRPLMDDPELAPLIDLGIAHEQQHQELLLTDIKHALFQNPLGPAMFAREAQGRTGEAMAQDWTEHPGGIARIGHQEDGFAYDNEGPRHRVLLEPFALADRLVTNGEWQDFIDDSGYAEARHWLSDGWTWVQENRIAAPLYWGTGDRAGHHFTHYGWQERDRDAPVTHISYFEADAFATWAGHRLPTEFEWEAVARGQHEDAAPAHDPAGGNQLDDTAHLVPEGRPGLFGDCWQFTRSAYLPYPRFRIAEGAVGEYNGKFMSGQFVLRGASCATVRGHSRLAYRNFFYPHQRWQFTGLRLAKDI; this is encoded by the coding sequence TTGCCGACTTCGACTGCCAGCCTGCCACGTGCCTGCCAGGGCGACCGTGCCGATCGTTACCGCGCGACCCGCGCGCTGAGCGAGCGGCTCGTCGAACCGCTGAGCGACGCGGACGCGACCATCCAGTCCATGGAAGACGCCTCGCCCGCCAAGTGGCACCTGGCGCATACGACGTGGTTCTGGGAAACCTTCCTGCTGCGCGATCACCTGGACGGCTATCGCCTGTTCCACGAGGATTATCCTTTCCTCTTCAATTCCTATTACGAGGCCGAAGGGGACCGCCACGCCCGCGCGCGCCGTGGCATGATCACGCGCCCGACGCTGGCTCAGGTGTGCGACTGGCGCACCCATGTGGACGCCGCCATCCGGCCGCTGATGGACGATCCGGAGCTCGCGCCGCTGATCGACCTCGGCATCGCGCACGAGCAGCAGCACCAGGAATTGCTGCTGACGGATATCAAGCACGCCCTGTTCCAGAACCCGCTGGGTCCGGCCATGTTCGCGCGCGAGGCGCAGGGCCGCACCGGCGAAGCCATGGCGCAGGACTGGACGGAGCATCCCGGCGGCATCGCCCGCATCGGCCACCAGGAAGACGGCTTCGCCTACGACAACGAAGGGCCGCGCCACCGCGTATTGCTGGAACCCTTCGCGCTGGCCGACAGGCTGGTGACCAATGGCGAATGGCAGGATTTCATCGACGATAGCGGCTATGCGGAAGCACGCCACTGGCTGTCGGACGGCTGGACGTGGGTGCAGGAAAACCGCATCGCCGCGCCGCTCTACTGGGGCACGGGTGACCGGGCCGGGCATCATTTCACCCATTACGGCTGGCAGGAGCGCGACCGCGACGCGCCCGTCACGCATATCTCCTATTTCGAGGCGGATGCCTTCGCCACCTGGGCCGGCCATCGGCTGCCGACCGAATTCGAATGGGAAGCGGTCGCGCGCGGCCAGCACGAGGACGCAGCGCCCGCGCACGATCCGGCGGGCGGCAACCAGCTGGACGATACCGCGCATCTCGTGCCCGAAGGGCGGCCCGGCCTGTTCGGCGATTGCTGGCAGTTCACGCGCAGCGCGTATCTGCCCTATCCGCGGTTCCGGATCGCGGAAGGCGCGGTCGGCGAATACAACGGCAAGTTCATGAGCGGCCAGTTCGTGCTGCGCGGCGCCAGCTGCGCCACCGTGCGCGGCCATTCGCGGCTCGCCTACCGCAACTTCTTCTATCCGCACCAGCGGTGGCAGTTCACCGGACTGCGCCTGGCAAAGGACATCTGA
- the argE gene encoding acetylornithine deacetylase, with product MTDFATARSILRTLIAFDTTSHRSNLALIEWVERYLADHGVSATRVPDETGAKANLFATCGPSVEDGVILSGHSDVVPVEGQDWSADPWTLREADGRLYGRGTCDMKGFLALALAFVPRFASGARPVHLAISYDEEVGCKGAPAMIARMAQRIPAPRCAIVGEPSEMRIVTGHKGISVFEVMVRGQEAHSSLVDQGLSANMIAIELMAELARHAETLRDRADAENGFDPPQATLTVGIMEGGEASNILAGHARFVFDLRCPPNEDPEEILAPFRDRCRTIDAAMRARFPHCGIRMEQHAGTPPMTPAGSDDAVAFVRLLTGENADTAQVAFAAEGGQFQQAGFPTVICGPGSITQAHQPDEWIALSEMEKGVRFMERLAEQLA from the coding sequence ATGACCGATTTCGCGACCGCCCGATCCATCCTCCGGACGCTGATAGCTTTTGACACCACGTCGCACCGGAGCAACCTGGCGCTGATCGAATGGGTCGAGCGATACCTCGCCGATCATGGCGTGTCCGCCACCAGGGTGCCCGACGAAACCGGTGCCAAGGCCAACCTTTTCGCCACCTGCGGGCCTTCGGTGGAGGACGGCGTGATCCTCTCGGGGCACAGCGATGTCGTCCCGGTGGAAGGGCAGGACTGGAGCGCCGACCCCTGGACCCTGCGCGAGGCGGACGGGCGGCTCTACGGTCGGGGCACGTGCGACATGAAGGGCTTCCTCGCCCTGGCGCTCGCATTCGTGCCACGGTTCGCGAGCGGGGCCAGGCCGGTGCACCTCGCGATAAGCTATGACGAGGAAGTCGGCTGCAAGGGCGCACCCGCCATGATCGCGCGAATGGCGCAGCGGATCCCGGCGCCGCGCTGCGCCATCGTGGGAGAGCCGAGCGAGATGCGGATCGTGACCGGCCACAAGGGTATCAGCGTCTTCGAAGTCATGGTGCGCGGGCAGGAGGCGCACAGTTCGCTGGTCGACCAGGGTCTGTCCGCCAACATGATCGCGATCGAACTGATGGCCGAGCTGGCGCGCCATGCCGAGACGCTGCGCGATCGGGCGGATGCGGAGAACGGCTTCGATCCGCCGCAGGCCACGCTCACCGTCGGCATCATGGAAGGCGGCGAAGCGTCGAATATACTGGCGGGCCACGCGCGCTTCGTGTTCGACCTGCGCTGCCCGCCGAACGAGGACCCCGAGGAAATCCTGGCGCCGTTCCGGGACCGCTGCCGAACGATCGACGCCGCGATGAGAGCGCGGTTCCCGCATTGCGGTATCCGGATGGAGCAACATGCCGGTACGCCGCCGATGACCCCGGCAGGGAGCGACGACGCAGTGGCGTTCGTGCGACTGTTGACCGGCGAGAACGCTGACACCGCGCAGGTCGCTTTCGCGGCGGAGGGCGGGCAGTTCCAGCAGGCAGGCTTCCCCACCGTCATCTGCGGACCGGGCTCGATCACGCAGGCGCATCAGCCGGACGAGTGGATCGCCCTTTCCGAAATGGAGAAGGGCGTGCGGTTCATGGAACGGCTGGCCGAACAGCTCGCCTAG
- a CDS encoding class II 3-deoxy-7-phosphoheptulonate synthase, with product MPGVKQEWTPESWRDREARHLPEYEDAAALAQAEQTLRSYPPLVFAGEARALKADLAEVAAGDAFLLQGGDCAESFAEFHPNNIRDTFRVILQMAVVLTFAGKMPVVKVGRMAGQFAKPRSSATETIGDVTLPSYFGDNVNGIEFTPETRRNDPERMVRAYSQAAATLNLLRAFAGGGYANLRQVHQWTLDFMGRSPWAERFAQTADRIGEALDFMEACGVDPATVPQLQGTSFYTSHEALLLPYEQALTRQDSLTGDWYDTSAHMVWIGDRTRFEGSAHVEFARGIGNPLGVKCGPSLAPDVLLKLLDELNPAREPGRITLISRFGHDKVEQGLPPLVRAVTREGHPVVWSCDPMHGNVVKSDSGFKTRPFDRILSEVRSVFAVHRAEGTHAGGIHIEMTGQDVTECTGGAVAITDERLGDRYHTHCDPRLNNAQSLELAFLIADMLAGEAEQKGGQRQADAA from the coding sequence ATGCCGGGCGTGAAACAGGAATGGACCCCGGAAAGCTGGCGGGACCGCGAAGCGCGGCACCTGCCGGAGTATGAAGACGCGGCCGCGCTGGCGCAGGCGGAGCAGACGCTGCGCAGCTATCCGCCGCTCGTATTCGCGGGCGAGGCGCGTGCGCTGAAGGCGGACCTGGCCGAGGTCGCCGCGGGCGACGCGTTCCTCCTGCAGGGCGGCGACTGCGCGGAAAGTTTCGCCGAGTTCCACCCGAACAACATCCGCGACACCTTCCGCGTAATCCTGCAGATGGCGGTCGTCCTCACCTTCGCCGGCAAGATGCCGGTGGTGAAGGTCGGCCGGATGGCGGGCCAGTTCGCCAAGCCGCGCAGTTCCGCGACCGAGACGATCGGCGACGTCACGCTGCCCAGCTATTTCGGGGACAATGTCAACGGGATCGAGTTCACGCCCGAAACCCGTCGCAACGATCCGGAACGCATGGTGCGTGCCTATTCGCAGGCCGCGGCCACGCTCAACCTGCTGCGCGCCTTTGCCGGCGGCGGCTATGCCAACCTGCGGCAAGTCCACCAGTGGACGCTCGATTTCATGGGCCGCAGCCCGTGGGCCGAACGCTTCGCGCAGACCGCCGATCGCATCGGCGAGGCGCTGGACTTCATGGAAGCGTGCGGCGTCGATCCCGCCACCGTGCCGCAACTGCAGGGCACCAGCTTCTACACCAGTCACGAGGCGCTGCTGCTGCCATACGAGCAGGCGCTGACCCGGCAGGATTCACTGACAGGCGACTGGTACGACACCAGCGCACACATGGTCTGGATCGGCGATCGCACCCGGTTCGAAGGCAGCGCCCATGTCGAATTCGCCCGCGGCATCGGCAATCCGCTGGGCGTCAAATGCGGGCCGAGCCTTGCGCCCGACGTGCTGCTGAAGCTGCTCGACGAACTGAACCCCGCGCGCGAGCCGGGGCGCATCACGCTCATCAGCCGCTTCGGGCACGACAAGGTAGAGCAGGGCCTGCCGCCGCTGGTCCGCGCCGTCACGCGCGAAGGCCATCCGGTGGTGTGGAGCTGCGACCCGATGCATGGCAACGTCGTCAAGTCGGACAGCGGCTTCAAGACGCGGCCCTTCGACCGGATCCTTTCCGAAGTGCGCAGCGTGTTCGCGGTCCACCGCGCGGAAGGCACCCATGCCGGCGGCATCCATATCGAGATGACCGGCCAAGACGTGACCGAGTGTACCGGCGGCGCCGTCGCCATCACGGACGAACGGCTGGGCGACCGGTACCACACCCATTGCGACCCGCGCCTCAACAACGCGCAGTCGCTGGAACTGGCGTTCCTGATCGCGGACATGCTGGCGGGCGAGGCGGAGCAGAAGGGCGGGCAACGCCAGGCCGACGCCGCCTGA
- the egtD gene encoding L-histidine N(alpha)-methyltransferase: MANSQGLALVDLDERGIDRAFRADVLEGLSQKQKALPARWLYDDAGSQLFEDITQVEEYYPTRAETQILSDRGEEFAAAIGPGRAVVEFGSGSSVKTPLLLKAIDPAAYVPLDIAGDFLRAAAADLAEKFPDLPVHPVEADFMREVKLPEAVEGMPKLGFFPGSTIGNMVPRTATDLLRTMRQTLGEGSHLLIGMDLIKDRAVLEAAYDDAKGVTAEFNLNLARRINRELDGTIPVDSLRHLAHWNDDFARVEMHLEAQEDIAFEVAGQRFEMAKGETIHTENSHKFHRRSANLLLLAGGWTPVRRWLDKEERFSVVLAEATVPRSAP; the protein is encoded by the coding sequence ATGGCAAATTCACAGGGGCTTGCGCTTGTCGATCTCGACGAGCGGGGGATCGATCGCGCCTTTCGCGCCGATGTGCTGGAGGGCCTGTCGCAAAAGCAAAAGGCGCTGCCGGCGCGCTGGCTGTACGACGATGCCGGATCGCAATTGTTCGAGGACATCACGCAGGTCGAGGAATATTACCCGACCCGCGCGGAAACGCAGATCCTGTCCGATCGCGGGGAAGAATTCGCCGCTGCCATCGGCCCGGGCCGCGCGGTGGTCGAATTCGGCAGCGGCAGTTCGGTCAAGACGCCGCTCCTGCTGAAGGCGATCGACCCGGCGGCCTATGTCCCGCTCGACATTGCCGGCGATTTCTTGCGTGCCGCGGCGGCGGACCTTGCGGAAAAATTCCCTGACCTCCCCGTCCACCCGGTGGAAGCGGACTTCATGCGCGAAGTGAAGTTGCCCGAAGCGGTTGAGGGAATGCCCAAGCTCGGCTTCTTCCCCGGCTCCACCATCGGCAACATGGTCCCGCGCACGGCGACCGACCTGCTGCGCACCATGCGCCAGACGCTGGGCGAAGGCTCGCACCTGCTGATCGGGATGGACCTCATCAAGGACCGGGCCGTGCTGGAAGCGGCCTATGACGATGCGAAGGGCGTGACTGCGGAGTTCAACCTCAACCTCGCGCGGCGCATCAACCGCGAGCTGGACGGCACGATCCCGGTCGATTCCCTGCGTCACCTGGCCCACTGGAACGACGATTTCGCGCGGGTCGAGATGCATCTCGAAGCGCAGGAGGACATCGCTTTCGAAGTCGCCGGACAGCGGTTCGAGATGGCGAAGGGCGAGACGATCCACACCGAAAACAGCCACAAGTTCCACCGACGCAGCGCTAATCTGCTGCTGCTGGCAGGCGGCTGGACCCCGGTGCGGCGCTGGCTGGACAAGGAAGAACGCTTTAGCGTGGTCCTCGCCGAAGCGACCGTCCCGCGCAGCGCGCCCTGA
- a CDS encoding DUF1499 domain-containing protein, with the protein MKRLAALLPRIALVLAILLPLWFLVASLGAKWGWWPKLFGFGTMTATMGPLLAMGIGALGVVALLVSLLVKPRRGWWMALIAILVPLVVMGGFSALRSQAESVPRIYDLTTDPADPPAYSAAMIDRREADGANELMVFDTPLGQLEKWEGSEIGETGGELIRTGYPDLATGIYEADTESALDAIEAAMEMRGFDDVTRDDAAGTIEGTDELFWYGFRDDVVARVRPAGEGRVEVDFRSTSRLGLSDLGVNAQRIADLRAALADRLGDPTIGMEPGRTLIVEDGSEEDAEE; encoded by the coding sequence ATGAAACGCCTCGCTGCCCTGCTGCCGCGCATCGCGCTGGTCCTCGCCATCCTACTGCCGCTCTGGTTCTTGGTCGCCTCGCTCGGCGCCAAGTGGGGCTGGTGGCCCAAGCTCTTCGGCTTCGGCACGATGACCGCGACCATGGGGCCGCTGCTCGCCATGGGCATTGGCGCGCTGGGCGTGGTGGCGCTGCTCGTCTCGCTGCTGGTTAAGCCGCGGCGCGGTTGGTGGATGGCCCTGATCGCCATCCTCGTGCCGCTGGTGGTGATGGGCGGCTTCTCGGCCCTGCGCAGCCAGGCCGAATCGGTCCCGCGCATCTACGACCTCACCACCGATCCAGCCGATCCCCCGGCCTATTCCGCCGCCATGATCGACCGGCGAGAGGCGGACGGCGCGAACGAGCTGATGGTGTTCGACACCCCGCTCGGGCAGCTGGAGAAATGGGAAGGCAGCGAGATTGGCGAGACCGGCGGCGAGCTGATCCGGACCGGCTATCCGGACCTCGCGACAGGCATCTACGAAGCGGACACAGAAAGCGCGCTCGACGCGATCGAGGCCGCGATGGAGATGCGCGGCTTCGACGACGTGACGCGCGACGACGCGGCCGGCACCATAGAGGGTACGGACGAACTCTTCTGGTACGGCTTCCGCGATGATGTGGTCGCCCGCGTTCGCCCGGCCGGAGAAGGCAGGGTCGAGGTGGATTTCCGCTCCACCTCGCGGCTCGGCCTGAGCGACCTTGGCGTCAACGCCCAGCGCATCGCCGACCTGCGGGCCGCCTTGGCGGACCGGCTGGGCGATCCGACCATCGGCATGGAGCCGGGCCGCACGCTCATCGTCGAGGACGGCAGCGAAGAAGACGCCGAAGAGTAG
- a CDS encoding insulinase family protein, translating into MISTPRAVRPFAFLLSLPLFAAPLAAQDSTVPPLVYPTQAPAPEPEFAQPETETPWMYEGSDIPVDREWLFGEIDNGLRYATRTNGVPPDQVSIRIRIDAGSLHEEDSERGYAHLLEHLLFRESQYLGPAQAIPTWQRLGASFGNDTNAETSPTHTLYKLDLPGATPAKLEESFKLLSGMIRQPVLSQANVDAEVPIVLAEKRESAGPARRVAEQERETLFAGQRLAERLPIGTEETLRAATGPALEAFHERWYRPEKTVVAVAGDFDRNLLASMIEKYFGDWDVPGETVDAPDFGDPVPPAGVTEANPVGEVAVIAEPNLPRRFTYAYMRPWRQQDDTILMNEERQIGYVAQALINRRLEARARAGGSFVVAGVSEEAVSRSANLTLVSFTPLDSDWQAALDDVRGVIADALETPPTEEEIAREVSEIDVAYENSLEQAEVEAAATQADNLAYAVDIRETVGYPRIFLDVLRSAATRMTPEKILSKTRELFDGDVIRATYVTPDADEASEPAVRTALLAPAEASSDVRLAAQDIAFDDLPPIGTPGTVVSAENLGIFNYAGLRDVERVTFSNGTSALLWSNNFEPGRIAVKMRFGAGRRAFTAETAPYIELGEIALVSSGFGEFGAEEIDRLATGRKFGLDFAVEEGVFTLTAQTRRQDLDDQLYLFAAKLGDPNWDPNPVRRAIALQSIGYQSFSTNPAGILQRDLPFYSAGEDPRYASATPAQLEAATAEGFREVWSEVLQQGPVEVLIFGEFDRDATIETLRRTIGALPQRSPLPEEIANRKPGTVAPGAAPTVVRHSGDADQAAAGVIWNTGGGIASIRESRQLDILTEIFQNRLFDAMRERAGASYSPAVFSNWPRDVAAGGTITALAQVPPDQVSAFFAAAESIAQELATTPPTAEELQRATEPLGQLIQRASSGNGFWLWQLEGASTDQRRAEATRGILSDYSVTTPQRMQQLAAKYLTGGFRLAVLPEGETLGAAATAQEPELATR; encoded by the coding sequence ATGATATCGACCCCGCGCGCCGTCCGGCCTTTCGCGTTTCTTCTTTCCCTGCCCCTGTTCGCGGCCCCGCTGGCGGCACAGGACAGCACGGTTCCGCCGCTCGTCTACCCGACCCAGGCGCCGGCGCCGGAACCCGAATTCGCGCAGCCCGAAACGGAAACGCCCTGGATGTACGAGGGCAGCGACATTCCCGTGGACCGGGAATGGCTGTTCGGGGAAATCGACAACGGCCTTCGCTACGCCACGCGCACCAATGGCGTCCCACCGGACCAGGTGTCCATCCGCATCCGGATCGACGCCGGTTCGCTGCACGAGGAAGATTCCGAACGCGGTTACGCCCACTTGCTTGAGCACCTGCTGTTCCGGGAAAGCCAGTATCTCGGCCCGGCGCAGGCGATCCCGACCTGGCAGCGCCTCGGCGCGAGCTTCGGCAACGACACCAATGCCGAGACGAGCCCGACGCACACGCTCTACAAGCTGGACCTGCCCGGTGCGACGCCCGCCAAGCTTGAGGAAAGCTTCAAGCTGCTGTCCGGCATGATCCGCCAGCCGGTGCTGAGCCAGGCGAATGTCGATGCCGAAGTGCCGATCGTGCTCGCCGAAAAGCGCGAGAGCGCAGGCCCGGCGCGGCGGGTTGCCGAGCAGGAGCGCGAGACGCTGTTCGCCGGCCAGCGGCTGGCCGAGCGCCTGCCGATCGGCACGGAAGAAACCCTGCGCGCGGCGACCGGCCCGGCGCTGGAGGCGTTCCACGAGCGCTGGTATCGGCCCGAAAAGACGGTGGTCGCGGTGGCCGGCGATTTCGACCGCAACCTGCTTGCGTCCATGATCGAGAAGTATTTCGGTGACTGGGACGTCCCGGGCGAAACAGTCGATGCGCCCGATTTCGGCGATCCGGTGCCGCCCGCCGGCGTTACCGAAGCCAATCCGGTGGGCGAGGTCGCGGTGATCGCGGAGCCCAACCTGCCGCGCCGGTTCACTTACGCCTACATGCGTCCGTGGCGCCAGCAGGACGATACGATCCTGATGAACGAGGAACGCCAGATCGGCTATGTCGCGCAGGCTCTCATCAATCGTCGCCTTGAAGCGCGTGCGCGTGCCGGCGGATCGTTCGTGGTCGCGGGCGTTTCGGAAGAAGCGGTCAGCCGCTCGGCCAACCTGACGCTGGTCAGCTTCACGCCGCTCGACAGCGACTGGCAGGCTGCGCTCGACGATGTGCGCGGCGTAATCGCCGACGCGCTGGAGACGCCGCCGACGGAAGAGGAAATCGCGCGCGAAGTCTCGGAAATCGACGTCGCCTACGAGAACAGCCTCGAGCAGGCCGAGGTGGAAGCCGCCGCGACGCAGGCGGACAATCTCGCCTATGCCGTCGATATCCGCGAAACCGTCGGCTACCCGCGCATCTTCCTCGACGTGCTGCGCAGTGCCGCCACGCGAATGACGCCGGAAAAGATCCTCTCGAAGACGCGCGAGCTTTTCGATGGCGACGTCATTCGCGCGACCTACGTGACGCCCGATGCGGACGAGGCGAGCGAGCCTGCCGTGCGCACCGCGCTGCTCGCGCCTGCCGAGGCGTCGTCCGACGTGCGGCTGGCCGCGCAGGACATCGCGTTCGACGACCTGCCGCCGATCGGCACGCCCGGAACGGTGGTTTCGGCCGAGAACCTGGGCATCTTCAACTATGCCGGCCTGCGCGATGTCGAGCGGGTGACTTTCTCCAACGGCACGAGCGCGCTCCTGTGGAGCAACAATTTCGAGCCGGGCCGGATCGCGGTCAAGATGCGCTTCGGCGCGGGCCGACGGGCCTTCACCGCCGAAACCGCGCCCTATATCGAGCTGGGCGAGATCGCTCTCGTCAGTTCGGGCTTCGGCGAGTTCGGCGCGGAAGAGATCGACCGTCTGGCCACGGGCCGCAAATTCGGCCTCGACTTCGCGGTGGAGGAGGGCGTGTTCACCCTGACCGCGCAGACCCGCCGTCAGGATCTCGACGACCAGCTCTACCTGTTCGCGGCGAAGCTGGGCGATCCCAACTGGGACCCGAACCCCGTGCGCCGCGCCATCGCGCTGCAGTCGATCGGCTACCAGAGCTTCTCCACCAATCCCGCGGGTATCCTCCAGCGCGACCTGCCCTTCTATTCGGCGGGCGAGGACCCGCGCTACGCCTCGGCCACGCCGGCGCAGCTGGAAGCGGCGACGGCGGAGGGCTTCCGCGAGGTGTGGAGCGAGGTGCTGCAGCAGGGGCCGGTCGAAGTGCTGATCTTCGGCGAGTTCGACCGCGACGCCACGATCGAGACGCTGCGCCGGACCATCGGCGCGCTGCCCCAGCGCAGCCCGCTTCCCGAAGAGATCGCCAATCGCAAGCCGGGCACGGTGGCGCCGGGTGCCGCGCCGACCGTGGTGCGCCATAGCGGCGATGCCGACCAGGCGGCGGCCGGGGTGATCTGGAACACGGGCGGGGGCATCGCCTCGATCCGCGAATCGCGCCAGCTCGATATCCTGACCGAGATCTTCCAGAACCGCCTGTTCGACGCGATGCGCGAGCGGGCGGGGGCGAGCTATTCGCCCGCGGTGTTCTCCAACTGGCCGCGCGACGTCGCGGCGGGCGGCACGATCACTGCGCTGGCACAGGTCCCGCCGGACCAGGTGTCCGCCTTCTTCGCGGCGGCGGAATCGATCGCGCAGGAACTGGCGACCACGCCGCCCACGGCCGAGGAACTGCAGCGCGCGACCGAACCGCTCGGCCAGCTGATCCAGCGCGCGTCCAGCGGCAACGGCTTCTGGCTGTGGCAGTTGGAAGGCGCGTCCACCGACCAGCGGCGGGCCGAAGCGACGCGGGGCATCCTGTCCGACTACTCGGTCACGACCCCGCAGCGGATGCAGCAGCTGGCGGCCAAGTACCTGACCGGCGGCTTCCGCCTGGCGGTCCTGCCGGAAGGCGAGACGCTGGGCGCAGCGGCCACGGCGCAGGAACCGGAACTCGCGACCCGCTGA
- a CDS encoding TIGR02281 family clan AA aspartic protease — protein sequence MDVSQLFGNAWQVIASTPQSGLLIATFAAVFAGILGAVMVRYRVPFGHFIRTGSTFVLGGILLVVVAQVARLDPRLDVAVPQMGLPEQVVEGGETRIPLGRDGHFWLQAEVNGVPVNFMVDTGATLTAVSDDVARRANLQVRRGGLPVRLNTANGTISAELASIDELRFGNVAARGLDAVTTPALGDTNVIGMNLLSRLKSWRVEDNTMILVPNNPQPAVEWSGD from the coding sequence GTGGATGTCTCTCAGCTCTTCGGGAACGCCTGGCAGGTGATTGCAAGCACCCCGCAATCGGGCCTGCTGATCGCGACCTTCGCGGCCGTGTTCGCCGGGATCCTCGGCGCGGTCATGGTACGCTATCGCGTGCCCTTCGGCCACTTCATCCGCACCGGCAGCACCTTCGTCCTCGGCGGCATCCTGCTGGTGGTGGTGGCGCAGGTCGCGCGGCTCGACCCGCGGCTGGATGTCGCGGTGCCGCAGATGGGCTTGCCCGAACAGGTCGTCGAAGGCGGGGAAACGCGCATCCCGCTCGGCCGGGACGGGCACTTCTGGCTGCAGGCGGAAGTGAACGGCGTACCGGTCAACTTCATGGTCGATACCGGCGCCACGCTGACCGCCGTGTCGGACGACGTGGCACGCCGCGCCAACCTGCAGGTGCGGCGCGGCGGCCTGCCCGTGCGGCTCAATACCGCCAACGGCACTATCAGCGCCGAGCTCGCCTCGATCGACGAACTGCGCTTCGGCAACGTGGCCGCGCGCGGGCTGGATGCGGTCACCACCCCGGCGTTGGGCGATACCAACGTGATCGGAATGAACCTGCTCTCGCGGCTCAAGAGCTGGCGGGTGGAGGACAACACGATGATCCTCGTCCCCAACAATCCGCAGCCCGCGGTGGAGTGGAGCGGGGATTAA